A segment of the Triticum urartu cultivar G1812 chromosome 1, Tu2.1, whole genome shotgun sequence genome:
GATGGACGCCCCCTCGATCAGGGGCGTGCTGCCCTTCCCGCCGTCTAGGTCTGCTCGGTTCCGTTGCCGGATCAACGACCAGACCACATTCTGAGAAGCGCAGCCGACCGTCGAACATGGCCAGGGTGGAGCCGGGCGAGTGGGGAGCGGCATCGGGCGAGCTACGTTTAGATTAGGTTTCACATTACATGTAATAATATGGATTTAAGGTTTCTAATTTAAGATTTTCAGATGTGAAATGTATTTTTTGAGGCGTGTCCGGCCACTGCTCGCGGACGCGCCGCGGGCGTTTTAGGGGTGGGATTTTGCAAGTCACATCTGAATCATCAGATTGACTCGAGCAAGTCTGAACCTggtctctctctcttttttttttttgctgCGTCTGCTGGGTACCAATACCAATCCTCACggtctccgccgccgccgccgccaccgcagcAGCCATGCCTCCGCCGTCACTGCTGCGCCCTCCGCTCTCGCTGCTCCTCCGCCGCTCCCAGACTCCATCTCCTCTCCGACGAATCCCCAGCTTCACCCCATCCCCTCCGCTCGTCCTGCCCAAGCGGCGGCACCTCTCCGCCGCGCAGCTCGCCGACCCGCTCTCCGCCGCAGGTTCGTATTATCTATTCTTCCCCCTTCAATAACGCGTGCCGGCCGTGCGACGTCGTGACCGGGATTGGTTGCAGGGCCGGAGGAGGCGGTGGTGGGCTTCGTCGCCGGCAAGCGCAAGGCCACCGAGGTAGCCCACGCGTAGGCACTCTGCTTCCTTCCCGTTGCTGAAATTAAACATATTCCCAacatattccccccccccccccccccccaacccgaGTGGCGTTCTAGCAGCAGGGCAGGGCAGCATTCTCGTTCTAACTGTTGTTACGCTGTTACCTGATTATTAGGGTGTGGAGGAGTATCGTTCAGAGAGGAGACACGGTGGTCGATGCCACCTGTGGGAACGGGAATGATACGTTTGCTCTGCTGAAGATGGTGTCCGATGACACCGGCAGAGGGCGTGTTTACGGGATGGACATCCAAGATTCCGCGATAGATAGCACCGCCTCTTTTCTGAAAATGGCCGTCGACAGTCGCGAGGTATGTGCATTTGAAGCAACTTAGCATTGTTGCTGGTCTGTTTGAGGGCTACACAATGTGGCTTCTCTTATGAGTTTCCTTTGATAAAGAGAGAATTTACGAAGAGACGAAAGATGAAGAAACATAAAACTGTGTACATGATTAAATATGTTGTCATACTCACATAAGTTCGCCAAGCGCCACTATTCTTAGTCTTAAGTGTTCTCATTTTGATATTTTGCCTGGATCTTACCATttggaagaagaaggaaaaaaaagaCCCACCACGACATTCTAATTGAAAATTCCCTCCCTTAACTAGTTAACTGTATGTTATTAGGTAGAACTTGAGTCATCTCTGCAAATCTAATGCAGATAGCACACCCCGTCGATTGAACACGGGTGGGTGAGTTTACCCCAGTAAACTCTAGCCACCAAGCTAGCGTTCGGTTTGCACTACGACATTCTCATCAAACCTCACTTTTGTGTCATGTTCTGGCTGAACTCTAGTTTTCTTTTCTTCAGATGGAGCTAGTCGAGTTGTTTGCAATGTGTCACAGTAGAATGGAGGATATTGTTCCAAAAGATTCTCCTGTCAGGTGATCAAGTTATTTTACTTCATTGGTTTTAATTATATGATTCCGTTATCCTGAAATCAGCAGTTCAAGTAACTGTGATATTAAACATGGTACTTTTAGGCTTGTAGCATTCAATCTGGGCTACCTTCCAGGAGGAGATAAAACAATAATAACAGTACCTGAGACAACTGAGCTGGCACTGCAAGCTGCCAGCAGAATTGTTAGCTCAAGGGGACTCATAAGTGTCCTTGTCTACATTGGGCATCTGGGTGGAAGGTAAATATCAGTTCGCAACTGCTAATATTGTGTCAGTGATTGCTAGTTTGTTGGGTTTTTCAGTAATTGCTGATTGCCAGTGTGGCCTGCACCTGAAATAGATGGCCGAGGCCAGTTAGTTACATCATCAGAGTAGACGAGAAGAAAGGTATAGCCTTAATCGGCGGCTACCTTGTCAGCCGGTTTAGTAAATCGATGCAACGATCACGGAAGGTGCGCGATCCCTTGCATCCTAAATCTTCCATAGGGCGTCGATGAGTGCGGCATGCCACACTGTTGCTGTTAGAGGTATATAGGCGTCTGCACCTCCCAAATAGTATTGATATCCTGTTGATGTAGATTGACACCTAGGCGTTGTCAAATCCGTGTGGCAAAGGGGTAGTGGGGGAATAGGTGCGTAGTTGGCATCTCGGGCAGGAGCTTGAGTCCACAATGTGCTTGTGGTGGAGGTTTAGCTTGGTGTCGAGGCGATTGCAGAATAGTAGCCAGCCAAAGCCCTTGACTTTGTTCGGCACCTTGCTTTCCCAAATTGAGGCGGCATTTGGATCTATGGCCTCCTCGTGCATGAGGAGGTTGTAGGCATGCTTCAGGGCCGGCCCTAGGGTATGGCCCGAGGGGCGACGGCCCAGGGCCCAGGCTGGGAGGGGGCTATGATGAAGTACACATACTCcttccgttccgaattacttgtcgcaggtatggatgttaATATATAGTATAGCGAGAAGAAAATAGATAAAGggaaaaattatgaaagaaaatacGAGATGGGCTCGGTCCTTCAGATCACTAGGTAGCTGAGCATCGGCGCACGCAAGTCACAGCCGCAAAAGACTGATTGAAATGCGTTCGTGCAAAACAAATCGATCAATTGATCTGTCTTTTCTTTTTCGTCGCTCGTTGGTTCTGTCTTCCTCGTCTCATCGGCCCGTCCCTCCGTCGCTCCTCGCTCGGCGCCTCGGCCGCTTGTTGTCGCCGCCGCGCGCAGCAGTCCGCCATTCCGGCAATCCGGCCTTCCGGCAATATGGCAATACGTTATACATATGTGACGGCCGATTCAGTACgtatccatccatccatccctCAATTTCAGATTTTCAGTAGTTTTTTAGTACGTCTATTCAACTATTCATCCATGATCCATCCCCCAATTTCAGATTTTCAGTAGTTTTTTAGTCTGTCTATTCTACTATCCATCCATGATTCATCCCATGAAGTTTCAAATTTTTGATGTATAATTTTCTAATTCAATCTTTCACATTATTGTATTCAACCATCCTAATTTTCTGCCATTCTGTATACATGTCTAGGGTTCCGATCATCCGATCTATAAATTTGTAATTCTTTGCATACTCTTTATTTCGTAATTTTAGGACATTAGCCTGTCATGTTGCCTAAGATGCATTTGTCGGGTGCTAAAAAGggagaagaaagaaagaaagaaagtgATCTGAAAATTCAACCACTGAAGGGTTCTTTGACTTGGGGGCCCATGTCGTCCAGTTCGCCTAGGGCCTCCCGAAACACAGGGCCGGCCCTGGCATGCTTGAGGAAGCATTTGTCGGTAGCAAGCTCAAACTGGAAGTCCTGCATGTTGGAACGCATCCTCAGGAGTAGCTACACCCACATGCACACGATCTGTTGCACGTTCTACTGCACATGATCTGCACCTTAGTCTGTAGGGCTGTTAGCTAGAGTTTAGCCAAGGTTGTTAGTGGTTAACGGCATGCATGCCTTGTTGTATGT
Coding sequences within it:
- the LOC125523929 gene encoding putative rRNA methylase YtqB, whose translation is MPPPSLLRPPLSLLLRRSQTPSPLRRIPSFTPSPPLVLPKRRHLSAAQLADPLSAAGPEEAVVGFVAGKRKATEVAHAVWRSIVQRGDTVVDATCGNGNDTFALLKMVSDDTGRGRVYGMDIQDSAIDSTASFLKMAVDSREMELVELFAMCHSRMEDIVPKDSPVRLVAFNLGYLPGGDKTIITVPETTELALQAASRIVSSRGLISVLVYIGHLGGRDELDIVESFASSLPADAWVSCKFEMINRPVAPVLVLLHKK